A genomic region of Runella rosea contains the following coding sequences:
- the kbl gene encoding glycine C-acetyltransferase, with protein MYGSIKEDLQKELAAIREAGLYKTERIIVTPQSSVIAVQDGREVLNFCANNYLGLSSHPEVIKAAHEALDTHGFGMSSVRFICGTQDIHKELERQTAEFVGAEDCILYAAAFDANGGVFEPLLGEEDAIISDELNHASIIDGIRLCKAKRFRYKHNDMADLEAQLQAATSCRRVLIVTDGVFSMDGTIAQLDKICDLADQYGAMVMVDECHASGFMGKTGRGTPEHKNVLGRIDIITGTYGKALGGASGGFTAARKEIVELLRQRSRPYLFSNTLAPSIVGASLKVLELLRASTALRDKLEANTRYFREAMTAVGFDILPGEHPIVPIMLYDAPLAQEFAKQLLEEGIYVIGFFYPVVPKGKARIRVQISAGHEPEHLQRAVAAFTKVGQKLGVIPVTETVEN; from the coding sequence AGCATAAAAGAAGACCTTCAAAAAGAATTGGCCGCCATCAGAGAAGCGGGCCTTTATAAAACCGAACGCATCATCGTCACCCCTCAATCTTCCGTAATTGCGGTGCAAGACGGACGCGAAGTACTGAATTTTTGCGCCAATAATTACTTGGGGCTTTCTTCGCACCCAGAGGTGATTAAGGCCGCCCACGAGGCGCTCGACACCCACGGTTTCGGAATGTCGTCGGTGCGGTTTATTTGCGGCACGCAAGACATTCACAAAGAACTCGAACGCCAAACAGCGGAGTTTGTGGGGGCCGAAGACTGCATTTTGTATGCAGCCGCATTCGACGCCAACGGCGGGGTTTTTGAACCTTTATTGGGGGAAGAAGACGCCATCATTTCTGACGAACTCAACCACGCCTCCATCATCGACGGTATCCGTTTGTGTAAAGCCAAACGTTTTCGGTACAAACACAACGACATGGCCGATTTGGAAGCACAACTTCAGGCCGCTACCTCCTGCCGACGGGTATTAATTGTTACCGATGGTGTATTTTCGATGGACGGCACCATTGCGCAGTTGGATAAAATCTGCGATTTGGCCGACCAATACGGTGCGATGGTCATGGTAGACGAATGCCACGCCAGCGGTTTTATGGGCAAAACGGGCCGTGGTACGCCCGAGCACAAAAACGTACTGGGCCGCATCGACATCATCACGGGCACGTACGGAAAGGCCCTCGGCGGTGCGTCGGGTGGGTTTACGGCGGCACGGAAAGAGATTGTGGAATTGCTACGCCAACGTTCGCGACCATATTTGTTTTCCAATACTTTAGCTCCTTCGATTGTAGGCGCTTCGCTTAAAGTGTTGGAATTGCTGCGGGCCTCAACTGCACTGCGCGACAAACTCGAAGCCAACACGCGTTACTTCCGCGAGGCCATGACCGCCGTTGGGTTTGATATTTTGCCCGGCGAACATCCGATTGTGCCCATCATGCTTTACGATGCGCCATTGGCCCAGGAATTTGCCAAACAATTGTTGGAAGAGGGTATTTACGTCATTGGGTTCTTTTATCCCGTAGTGCCCAAAGGCAAAGCCCGCATCCGCGTACAAATTTCGGCGGGGCATGAGCCAGAACATCTCCAACGGGCCGTGGCGGCGTTTACGAAAGTAGGACAAAAATTAGGCGTGATTCCCGTGACTGAAACTGTAGAAAATTAA